A genomic region of Exiguobacterium oxidotolerans JCM 12280 contains the following coding sequences:
- a CDS encoding DoxX family protein, producing the protein MMDLGLFLIRLIIGLTFAAHGTQKLFGWFGGHGIAGTGGWFESIGMKPGKTLALMAGIAELVGGLLFAGGLFLWIAALLIIGSMIVAIVKVHGTNGYWVTQNGYEYNMALIVIALGVAMIGAGDYSLAALIG; encoded by the coding sequence ATGATGGATTTAGGATTATTTTTGATTCGCTTAATTATCGGCTTAACATTTGCGGCACACGGAACACAAAAATTATTTGGCTGGTTCGGTGGACATGGTATCGCAGGGACGGGCGGTTGGTTTGAATCCATCGGGATGAAGCCCGGGAAAACACTCGCACTGATGGCAGGAATCGCGGAACTGGTCGGAGGATTATTATTCGCCGGTGGATTATTCCTGTGGATTGCAGCCCTCCTGATCATCGGTTCGATGATCGTCGCAATCGTCAAAGTGCATGGGACGAATGGTTACTGGGTGACACAAAACGGGTACGAATACAACATGGCACTGATCGTCATCGCCTTAGGCGTTGCGATGATCGGAGCTGGAGACTATTCACTCGCAGCACTTATCGGGTGA
- a CDS encoding winged helix-turn-helix transcriptional regulator, whose protein sequence is MENTLIPTALCPKVEHAFEILGKKWTGLILRHLLTKTCRFNEIQDAIPELSGRMLTERMKELEAEGIVARTVIPERPIKIQYSLTDKGRQLEPVIRSIEEWAELQD, encoded by the coding sequence ATGGAGAATACACTAATTCCGACGGCCCTTTGTCCGAAAGTCGAACATGCCTTTGAAATATTGGGCAAGAAGTGGACGGGCTTGATTTTACGTCATCTCTTGACGAAGACCTGTCGTTTCAATGAAATTCAAGATGCGATTCCGGAGCTGTCTGGTCGTATGTTAACGGAGCGCATGAAGGAACTTGAGGCGGAAGGTATCGTCGCCCGGACCGTCATTCCGGAACGTCCGATAAAAATTCAATACAGTTTGACTGACAAAGGTCGTCAACTTGAGCCTGTGATTCGTTCGATCGAAGAATGGGCAGAGTTACAAGATTGA
- a CDS encoding flavodoxin domain-containing protein: protein MKIMIGFVSMSGNTEDIMHLLKSELEQNGCLVQTEELDQLYPSDLAQYDAVLLGSYTWGDGDLPYEAEDFVDELAASSIVIPAAAFGSGDRDYPKYCAAVDLLEQALTSAGAQVVLPGLKIEFEPDTADKQQACQSFAQEFFKHVERLVMN from the coding sequence ATGAAAATCATGATCGGTTTCGTCAGCATGTCTGGCAACACGGAAGACATCATGCACTTACTGAAATCAGAACTCGAGCAAAACGGTTGCCTTGTGCAGACGGAAGAACTCGATCAACTATATCCAAGCGACTTAGCACAGTATGACGCCGTCCTGCTTGGCTCTTACACGTGGGGCGACGGTGATCTCCCATATGAAGCGGAAGACTTCGTCGACGAGCTCGCTGCCAGTTCAATCGTCATTCCGGCCGCTGCCTTTGGTTCCGGTGACCGCGATTATCCGAAATATTGTGCGGCCGTCGATTTGCTTGAACAAGCTCTGACGTCAGCTGGTGCACAAGTCGTCTTACCCGGCCTAAAGATTGAATTTGAGCCGGATACTGCCGATAAACAACAGGCTTGCCAGTCATTTGCACAAGAATTTTTCAAGCACGTCGAACGGCTTGTCATGAACTAA
- a CDS encoding TVP38/TMEM64 family protein, which translates to MSQQRKILKIVSIISIVIGLIWFSRSYLNISPTEIKEWILSFGMWAPILYIVLYTVRPLIFFPASVLSITGGLAFGALMGTVYTVIGATLGAVVAFLVAKKLGKGVIKNSAGKVDQIQQQLEKNGFIYVLIFRLLPIFNFDLISYAAGLSKVRLLPFFLATLIGIIPGTFAYNFLGSSIVSKDPRIIIGAIIVFLILTIVPWYLQKRWKAKKNLG; encoded by the coding sequence ATGTCACAACAACGAAAAATCTTAAAGATTGTAAGTATAATATCAATCGTCATCGGACTGATTTGGTTCAGTCGATCGTATTTGAACATTAGTCCGACAGAAATCAAGGAATGGATTCTATCGTTCGGAATGTGGGCACCGATTTTGTATATCGTCCTCTATACCGTACGTCCGTTGATCTTCTTTCCGGCCTCCGTCTTATCGATTACAGGGGGACTGGCCTTCGGTGCCTTGATGGGAACGGTCTATACCGTCATTGGTGCAACACTTGGAGCAGTCGTCGCTTTTTTAGTCGCGAAAAAGCTCGGCAAAGGAGTTATTAAGAACAGTGCCGGAAAAGTCGATCAAATCCAGCAACAGCTCGAGAAGAATGGGTTCATCTATGTCTTAATCTTCCGTCTGTTACCGATTTTTAATTTTGACTTGATTAGTTACGCAGCTGGACTCTCGAAAGTCCGGCTGTTGCCGTTTTTCTTAGCTACGTTGATCGGAATCATTCCCGGAACGTTTGCCTATAACTTTTTAGGGAGCAGCATCGTTTCGAAAGACCCACGGATCATCATCGGTGCAATCATCGTCTTTTTAATTTTGACGATCGTGCCGTGGTATCTTCAAAAACGCTGGAAAGCGAAAAAGAATCTTGGTTAA
- a CDS encoding haloacid dehalogenase type II, translated as MTQSIKALVFDVYGTLFDVHAVKVKAEELYPEHGADISQVWRQKQLEYSFLRQLNGQYVPFSQVTRDALRYALLQLKLHVTEENIAALMEAYLELSHYEEVEAVLHEMSGKQLAVFSNGSHDMLDPLIEQSGLESLFDHIISVDDIKQYKPTPAAYMHALNTLGLKREEVLFMSSNGWDITGAKSFGFRTAWINRSGLPVEELNLDPDSIYDDLNGLLEWK; from the coding sequence ATGACACAATCAATAAAAGCACTCGTCTTTGATGTCTATGGTACATTATTTGACGTTCATGCTGTTAAAGTCAAAGCAGAAGAACTCTATCCGGAGCATGGTGCAGACATCAGCCAAGTCTGGCGCCAAAAGCAACTCGAATATTCCTTTTTACGTCAACTGAATGGACAGTACGTCCCGTTCAGTCAAGTGACGCGTGATGCACTCCGATATGCTCTCTTACAACTGAAGTTACATGTGACGGAAGAAAATATCGCCGCCTTGATGGAGGCGTATCTCGAGCTGTCGCATTATGAAGAAGTCGAGGCTGTCTTACACGAGATGAGTGGTAAACAACTTGCTGTTTTTTCAAACGGCTCCCACGATATGCTTGATCCGTTAATCGAACAATCCGGACTCGAATCACTGTTTGACCACATCATCAGCGTCGACGACATCAAACAATATAAACCGACGCCTGCTGCTTACATGCATGCATTAAACACACTTGGTCTGAAACGTGAAGAAGTTTTGTTCATGTCCTCGAACGGTTGGGACATCACCGGAGCGAAGAGCTTTGGGTTCCGGACGGCCTGGATCAACCGGTCCGGCTTACCTGTCGAAGAACTAAACCTCGACCCCGACAGCATCTATGACGACTTGAATGGTTTGCTCGAATGGAAATGA
- the tsaD gene encoding tRNA (adenosine(37)-N6)-threonylcarbamoyltransferase complex transferase subunit TsaD: MTQPLILAIESSCDETAAAVVRGGTDVLSNVVSSQIESHKRFGGVVPEVASRHHVERITYVIDDALTEANATIDDIDAIAVTEGPGLVGALLVGVSAAKALAFAHGKPLLGVHHIAGHIYANRLVQELEFPLVCLIASGGHTELIYMPEDGVYEVIGETRDDAAGEAYDKVARTLKLPYPGGPRIDQLAQTGQDTFHFPRIWLEKDSYDFSFSGLKSSVINAVHNAEQRGEVIIPEDLAASFQASVVEVLVAKAIRAVKEKGGKQLLLAGGVAANKGLRHGLTEACQREGITLVIPPMHLCGDNAAMIGAAAIHPYRAQRQSTLAMNAEPGLDLK; this comes from the coding sequence ATGACACAACCATTGATACTTGCTATTGAATCAAGCTGTGATGAGACGGCAGCTGCCGTCGTCCGAGGAGGAACGGACGTCTTATCGAACGTCGTCTCGTCTCAAATCGAGAGTCATAAACGGTTTGGTGGTGTCGTCCCGGAAGTCGCGTCACGCCATCATGTCGAGCGGATCACCTATGTCATCGATGATGCTTTGACGGAAGCGAACGCAACGATTGACGACATCGATGCGATTGCCGTAACAGAAGGTCCCGGTCTTGTCGGTGCACTTCTCGTTGGGGTCAGTGCAGCGAAGGCACTCGCTTTCGCGCACGGTAAACCATTGCTCGGTGTCCATCATATCGCGGGACACATCTATGCGAACCGACTCGTCCAGGAACTCGAATTTCCGCTCGTCTGCCTGATTGCTTCAGGCGGCCACACGGAATTGATTTATATGCCGGAAGACGGTGTGTATGAAGTGATTGGTGAAACACGTGATGACGCAGCAGGCGAAGCATACGACAAAGTCGCGCGGACATTGAAGTTGCCGTATCCCGGCGGACCGCGGATTGATCAATTGGCACAAACAGGACAAGACACATTCCACTTCCCGCGGATTTGGCTCGAAAAAGATTCATACGATTTTAGCTTCAGCGGCTTAAAATCGTCTGTCATCAATGCGGTGCATAATGCAGAGCAACGGGGTGAAGTGATCATTCCGGAAGACTTGGCAGCAAGTTTTCAAGCGAGTGTCGTCGAAGTGCTCGTCGCTAAAGCGATTCGTGCCGTCAAAGAGAAGGGTGGAAAACAACTTTTACTCGCAGGTGGTGTCGCGGCCAACAAAGGGTTACGCCACGGATTGACGGAAGCTTGTCAGCGTGAAGGGATCACCCTCGTCATCCCACCGATGCACTTATGCGGTGACAACGCAGCGATGATTGGAGCCGCCGCGATTCATCCCTATCGGGCGCAGCGCCAATCGACACTTGCCATGAATGCAGAACCTGGGCTAGATTTAAAGTAA
- the rimI gene encoding ribosomal protein S18-alanine N-acetyltransferase has product MTDARIRKMTVADAPGVHAVELESFATPWTLTAFIAEMTQNPNAYYLVAETDEIIGFAGLWHIADEGHITNVAVKRTARGLGLGEGLLEELIEVARELGLRAMTLEVRVSNTPARTLYEKLGFLYAGTRKRYYQDNNEDAAIYWLELEGDET; this is encoded by the coding sequence ATGACTGACGCGCGTATTCGTAAAATGACAGTCGCCGATGCACCCGGTGTGCATGCGGTCGAACTGGAATCCTTTGCGACACCTTGGACGCTCACAGCCTTCATCGCGGAAATGACGCAAAATCCGAATGCCTATTACCTTGTCGCAGAAACGGACGAAATCATTGGCTTTGCTGGACTTTGGCATATCGCGGATGAAGGGCATATCACGAACGTCGCTGTGAAACGTACGGCACGTGGGCTCGGACTTGGTGAAGGATTGCTGGAGGAATTGATTGAAGTTGCGCGGGAACTTGGTCTGCGGGCAATGACGCTTGAAGTCCGCGTCTCGAATACACCGGCACGCACTTTGTATGAAAAACTCGGTTTTTTATATGCCGGAACACGCAAACGTTACTATCAAGACAACAATGAAGATGCAGCCATCTATTGGTTGGAACTAGAAGGAGACGAGACATGA
- the tsaB gene encoding tRNA (adenosine(37)-N6)-threonylcarbamoyltransferase complex dimerization subunit type 1 TsaB: MKIVAIDTSTKQLSVALSDGTAILAEASYVTSLNHATKLMPLLERLMQEANWSPKELTRIVIADGPGSYTGLRIGATTAKTLAYTLGIELVAVSTLELMAASTGRTGRVVAIQDARRGTGFVGMYEDGKRVGDEQHTTVADFVATLPTDTLMTGDTEKFVEALAPFEIVAPAFRTPRAGVLALLGATRVPVDVHAFEPRYLRLAEAEAKWIEAQRHD, translated from the coding sequence ATGAAAATCGTAGCGATCGATACATCAACGAAACAACTTTCTGTCGCTTTATCGGATGGAACAGCCATCCTTGCTGAAGCATCGTATGTGACGTCCTTGAACCATGCCACGAAGTTAATGCCGTTACTCGAACGATTGATGCAAGAAGCAAACTGGTCACCAAAAGAGTTAACACGCATCGTCATCGCGGATGGTCCCGGTTCGTATACGGGGCTTCGAATCGGAGCGACAACAGCCAAAACACTTGCCTATACACTTGGTATCGAACTGGTAGCGGTCTCGACACTCGAACTGATGGCAGCTTCGACTGGACGGACGGGACGAGTCGTCGCAATCCAGGATGCCAGACGCGGAACAGGCTTTGTCGGTATGTATGAAGACGGCAAGCGCGTTGGCGACGAACAACACACGACAGTCGCTGACTTTGTTGCGACGTTACCGACAGATACGTTGATGACAGGTGATACGGAAAAATTCGTTGAAGCACTTGCACCGTTTGAAATCGTGGCGCCTGCGTTTCGGACACCACGGGCAGGCGTATTGGCTTTACTAGGCGCGACACGTGTCCCGGTGGACGTGCATGCATTTGAACCACGCTATTTACGCCTTGCCGAGGCAGAAGCGAAGTGGATTGAGGCGCAACGTCATGACTGA
- the tsaE gene encoding tRNA (adenosine(37)-N6)-threonylcarbamoyltransferase complex ATPase subunit type 1 TsaE gives MIELEMANLEETTALAMTLGHQAFAGMVITLDGDLGAGKTAFTQGFAKGLGVTRNVNSPTFTIMKVYSGRLPLYHMDVYRLEGSGDDIGLEEYLNGDGVAVVEWSELIADVLPPERLVITIERTGDDARRFRLEPIGEAYIKICEGLSL, from the coding sequence ATGATAGAACTTGAAATGGCAAATCTAGAAGAGACGACGGCTCTCGCAATGACACTTGGGCACCAGGCCTTTGCTGGAATGGTCATTACGTTGGATGGAGATCTGGGAGCGGGGAAAACGGCGTTCACGCAAGGTTTCGCAAAAGGACTTGGTGTGACGCGTAACGTCAACAGTCCGACCTTTACAATCATGAAGGTCTACAGTGGACGACTCCCGTTATATCATATGGATGTCTATCGTTTAGAAGGATCTGGTGACGATATCGGTCTTGAAGAATACTTGAACGGCGACGGAGTGGCAGTCGTTGAGTGGTCAGAGTTGATTGCAGACGTCTTGCCTCCGGAACGACTCGTCATTACAATCGAACGGACAGGAGACGATGCACGACGTTTCCGTCTAGAACCGATTGGTGAGGCATACATTAAGATATGTGAGGGATTAAGCTTATGA
- a CDS encoding SprT family protein — MTNEQLQQYVEQVSLDVFALPFRHKAVFNERLRTTGGRYFLTDHHLDFNRRYVTDAKTFRGIVIHELCHYHLHLAGRGHRHQDQDFKDWLMKYGGLRYSPRLVGDEKKSHQYECHKCGTLYRRKRKMNPEKYRCGKCRGKIFYKSS, encoded by the coding sequence ATGACGAACGAACAATTACAGCAATACGTCGAGCAGGTTTCGCTCGACGTGTTTGCTTTACCGTTTAGACATAAGGCTGTTTTTAATGAACGACTACGGACGACAGGTGGTCGTTATTTTTTGACGGATCATCATCTTGACTTTAATCGACGCTATGTAACGGACGCCAAAACCTTTCGTGGCATCGTGATTCATGAACTTTGTCACTATCATCTTCACCTCGCAGGACGTGGACATCGGCATCAAGATCAAGACTTTAAAGACTGGTTGATGAAGTATGGTGGCTTACGGTATAGTCCGCGATTAGTCGGAGACGAAAAAAAATCACATCAATACGAATGTCATAAATGCGGTACATTATATAGAAGGAAAAGAAAGATGAATCCAGAAAAGTATCGCTGTGGGAAGTGTCGTGGAAAGATTTTTTACAAAAGTAGTTGA
- a CDS encoding Tex family protein: MEKRIATELNLRPQQVKAVLQLTEDGGTIPFIARYRKEQTGELDEVEIKAILDRHKSITQLETKRDDVLRKIEEQGVMTEALNQALREATTLQQIEDLYLPFRPKRRTKAEIAREAGLAPLADWLRSTTPFVTTKFEELFAGLEETEAVAGAEAIIAEEWGEQATVRDYIRQVTHRAAEIVTKQKKDAVDEKRVFAQYYEYNERVRQIVPHRILAINRAESLKIVSVKVVLDEQQVLPYLLRPFNRLPEQKRQLVEEAVKTGYKKSVFPAIEREIRNELTEKAENQAIEVFGKNLRQLYMQPPMKGKVMLGLDPAYRTGCKWAVIDPTGELKEVGVIYVTMSEQKAKEARTKLSELVKKYGVELIAIGNGTASRETESFVADWIKGHAEVAFTIVDEAGASIYSASEIARTEFPDLQVEQRSAISIARRLQDPLAELVKVDPQSVGVGQYQHDVTQVKLKETLDFVVETVVNQVGVDVNTASESLLGYVAGITKATAKKIVERRSELGAFASRKELLKVPRLGAKAYEQAAGFLRIPEGTHPLDRTPIHPEQYKTVEQLFKQLQLALTTVGTEELRTKLAELPVKDTAEQLEIGEPTLRDIIEALQRPERDPREALDKPILRQDVLSLDMIQVGMEFQGTVRNVLDFGAFVDIGVKESGLVHISKLSERRVKHPLDVIAVGEIVTVWVTSVEPERGRIGLTMVSPS, encoded by the coding sequence ATGGAGAAGAGAATCGCAACAGAATTGAATTTACGACCCCAGCAAGTGAAAGCCGTCTTACAGTTGACGGAAGATGGAGGGACGATCCCATTCATCGCACGTTATCGTAAAGAGCAAACTGGTGAGCTCGACGAAGTCGAAATCAAGGCGATCCTCGATCGACATAAAAGCATCACGCAACTCGAAACAAAACGTGACGATGTCCTTCGGAAAATCGAAGAGCAGGGTGTGATGACCGAGGCATTGAATCAAGCGTTGCGTGAAGCGACGACGTTACAACAAATTGAAGACTTATACTTACCGTTCCGTCCGAAACGACGTACGAAAGCGGAAATTGCACGAGAGGCAGGGCTCGCACCACTCGCAGACTGGCTCCGATCGACAACGCCATTTGTGACAACGAAGTTCGAGGAATTATTTGCCGGACTCGAAGAAACAGAGGCCGTTGCCGGGGCGGAAGCAATCATCGCGGAAGAATGGGGCGAACAAGCAACTGTCCGCGATTACATTCGTCAAGTGACACACCGTGCGGCAGAAATCGTGACGAAACAAAAAAAGGATGCCGTCGATGAGAAACGTGTCTTTGCCCAGTACTATGAGTACAACGAGCGAGTCCGTCAAATCGTGCCACACCGGATTTTAGCAATCAACCGGGCGGAATCCTTGAAAATCGTGTCCGTGAAAGTCGTGTTAGACGAGCAGCAAGTCTTACCCTACTTACTTCGTCCTTTTAATCGGTTGCCCGAACAAAAGCGCCAGCTTGTTGAAGAAGCAGTCAAAACAGGCTATAAAAAATCGGTCTTCCCGGCAATTGAGCGTGAAATCCGAAATGAATTGACGGAGAAGGCGGAGAACCAAGCGATTGAAGTCTTCGGCAAAAACTTACGCCAACTCTACATGCAACCACCGATGAAAGGGAAAGTCATGTTAGGACTCGACCCGGCTTACCGGACAGGGTGTAAGTGGGCAGTCATTGATCCGACGGGGGAATTAAAAGAAGTCGGCGTTATTTACGTCACGATGTCAGAGCAAAAGGCGAAAGAAGCCCGCACTAAATTATCAGAACTGGTGAAGAAATATGGGGTCGAGCTGATTGCGATTGGCAACGGGACGGCATCGCGTGAAACCGAATCGTTTGTAGCGGACTGGATTAAAGGGCATGCAGAAGTTGCCTTTACGATCGTCGACGAAGCAGGAGCAAGTATTTACTCGGCTTCTGAAATTGCGCGAACGGAGTTCCCGGACCTCCAAGTCGAACAACGCTCAGCGATTTCAATCGCCCGCCGTCTTCAAGACCCGTTAGCAGAACTCGTTAAAGTCGATCCGCAATCTGTCGGGGTGGGGCAGTACCAGCATGACGTGACACAAGTGAAATTAAAGGAGACACTCGACTTTGTCGTTGAGACCGTCGTAAACCAAGTCGGTGTCGATGTAAATACAGCGTCTGAGTCCTTGCTCGGGTATGTAGCGGGAATCACGAAGGCGACAGCGAAAAAAATCGTCGAACGACGTTCCGAACTCGGGGCATTTGCTTCACGAAAAGAACTGTTAAAAGTGCCGCGTCTCGGAGCAAAAGCATACGAGCAGGCAGCCGGTTTCCTTCGTATTCCTGAAGGGACGCATCCGCTGGACCGGACACCGATTCACCCGGAACAGTATAAAACCGTCGAACAACTGTTTAAGCAGCTTCAGTTAGCGCTGACGACCGTCGGGACGGAAGAACTTCGCACGAAGTTAGCGGAACTTCCAGTGAAGGATACGGCAGAACAACTCGAGATTGGTGAACCGACGCTCCGAGATATCATTGAAGCCCTGCAGCGTCCGGAGCGTGATCCGCGGGAGGCGCTGGATAAACCGATTTTGCGACAAGATGTATTATCACTGGATATGATTCAAGTCGGGATGGAGTTCCAAGGGACCGTCCGGAACGTGCTTGATTTCGGTGCATTCGTTGATATCGGTGTAAAGGAAAGTGGACTCGTCCACATCTCGAAGTTAAGTGAACGACGCGTTAAGCATCCGCTCGACGTGATCGCCGTCGGAGAAATCGTAACGGTCTGGGTGACGAGTGTCGAACCCGAACGTGGCAGAATCGGTTTAACGATGGTCAGTCCATCATGA
- the sigB gene encoding RNA polymerase sigma factor SigB yields MPAKSQQRHHSDDEVLRLIDLYQQDDQDEEVHAALLARYSDLVEALARKFSRGRPIHDDLVQVGMIGLLAALRRFDKEFGRSFESFAVPTIIGEIKRFIRDKTWSVHVPRRIKELGPKIKKAVEELTTELQRSPRIDEIAARLEVSEEEVLETLEMGKSYQALSVDSSIEADQEGSTVTLLDLVGNQENGYDSVDQKLILEKAFAVLTDRERSILECAYYRNMSQKETGELLGISQMHVSRLQRRALQKLREAIKVEPNEVFSKD; encoded by the coding sequence GTGCCAGCAAAGTCTCAACAACGCCATCACAGTGATGACGAAGTCCTTCGACTGATTGATCTGTATCAACAAGATGACCAAGATGAAGAAGTCCATGCCGCGCTGCTCGCCCGTTACTCGGATCTCGTCGAGGCGCTCGCCCGTAAATTCTCACGTGGTCGTCCGATTCATGATGATCTCGTTCAAGTCGGGATGATTGGATTACTTGCCGCGCTTCGTCGTTTCGATAAAGAATTTGGACGAAGTTTCGAATCGTTCGCTGTCCCGACAATCATCGGGGAAATCAAGCGATTCATTCGCGATAAAACGTGGAGCGTCCATGTTCCGCGTCGAATTAAAGAGCTAGGCCCGAAGATTAAGAAAGCTGTCGAAGAATTGACGACTGAACTACAACGTTCACCGCGAATCGACGAAATCGCTGCGCGTCTTGAAGTGTCGGAGGAGGAAGTGCTCGAAACACTCGAAATGGGTAAAAGTTATCAAGCGTTATCCGTTGATAGCTCGATTGAAGCGGATCAAGAGGGCAGCACGGTCACTTTACTTGATTTAGTCGGTAACCAGGAAAATGGTTATGACTCGGTCGACCAAAAGCTGATTCTTGAAAAAGCGTTTGCTGTACTGACAGACCGTGAGCGTTCGATTCTTGAATGTGCGTATTACCGCAACATGAGCCAAAAAGAAACAGGAGAACTTCTAGGTATTTCGCAAATGCACGTTTCGCGTTTACAACGCCGCGCATTGCAGAAATTACGAGAAGCGATCAAAGTAGAACCGAATGAAGTATTCTCAAAAGACTGA
- the rsbW gene encoding anti-sigma B factor RsbW — MKNEQLEMTLPAKPEYVAIARLTVSGVANRMGYTYDDIEDIKIAVSEACANAVQHAYEDQQDGSMGLTCNVYPDDRLEIIVKDNGVTFDKDSVKRQSEPITDSHDLDSLHEGGLGILMIEALMDQVTIEKANGVTVHMTKYMNRDEVGQSASKVSTTPSQ; from the coding sequence ATGAAGAACGAACAACTTGAAATGACACTACCTGCAAAACCTGAATACGTGGCAATCGCACGCTTGACGGTCTCAGGTGTCGCAAACCGTATGGGCTATACGTATGATGACATCGAAGACATTAAAATTGCTGTTTCTGAAGCATGTGCGAATGCTGTTCAACATGCTTATGAAGATCAGCAAGACGGATCAATGGGCTTAACATGTAACGTTTACCCGGACGATCGTCTTGAAATCATCGTCAAAGACAACGGTGTGACATTTGATAAAGATAGCGTCAAACGCCAAAGTGAACCAATTACGGATTCGCACGATCTAGACTCACTGCATGAGGGGGGACTAGGGATCTTGATGATTGAGGCATTGATGGATCAAGTCACGATCGAAAAAGCAAACGGCGTCACTGTCCATATGACAAAATATATGAATAGAGATGAGGTGGGTCAAAGTGCCAGCAAAGTCTCAACAACGCCATCACAGTGA
- a CDS encoding STAS domain-containing protein, whose protein sequence is MDLTIRTEQLEGQTHLYIVGEIDTYTAPKLRQELVPAVEANDVVVHLDEIHYMDSTGLGVFVGALKASKKNGTSFTLVGVSERIRRLFEITGLSSIITIDSGVRGGTQ, encoded by the coding sequence ATGGATTTAACAATTAGAACAGAGCAACTAGAAGGTCAGACGCATCTCTATATCGTAGGAGAGATTGATACGTATACAGCACCAAAACTTCGTCAAGAACTCGTTCCCGCTGTAGAAGCAAATGATGTCGTCGTTCACTTGGATGAAATTCATTACATGGATTCGACAGGTCTCGGTGTATTCGTCGGAGCGCTTAAAGCATCGAAGAAAAACGGTACATCGTTTACGCTTGTTGGTGTTTCAGAACGTATTCGTCGTCTTTTTGAAATCACAGGTCTTTCTAGCATCATTACAATCGACAGTGGTGTACGAGGTGGTACGCAATGA
- a CDS encoding type II toxin-antitoxin system PemK/MazF family toxin produces the protein MIVKRGDVFYANLSPVVGSEQGGVRPVLVLQNDIGNRFSPTVIVAAITAQIDKAKLPTHVEVYRERHGLERDSVILLEQVRTIDKRRLTDKVTHLDPETMMKVNSAVAISLGLIDF, from the coding sequence TTGATAGTCAAACGTGGCGACGTGTTTTATGCAAATTTGTCACCTGTGGTCGGATCGGAACAAGGAGGAGTACGTCCTGTCCTTGTCCTACAAAATGATATTGGTAACCGATTCAGCCCTACTGTTATCGTGGCTGCGATCACGGCACAGATCGACAAAGCCAAACTACCGACCCATGTGGAAGTATATCGAGAGCGACACGGATTAGAACGTGATTCGGTCATCCTACTTGAGCAGGTCCGTACGATCGATAAGCGCCGTCTGACGGATAAGGTGACACACCTGGATCCTGAGACGATGATGAAAGTGAATAGTGCCGTTGCAATCAGCTTAGGCTTGATTGATTTTTAG